A stretch of DNA from Lysinibacillus sp. B2A1:
TTCAAAATTACATTGATTTTTAATCAAGGGGTATTATTTTTGTTATCAACGTAAAAAAGCTCCTCTCAGGTAAACCTGAGAAGAGCTTGAAAACGTTGATATAACAACGATATTAACGTTTTGAGAACTGAGGTGCACGACGAGCGCCGCGTAGACCTGGTTTTTTACGTTCTTTCATGCGTGAATCACGAGTAAGTAATCCAGCAGATTTTAATGCAGCACGGAAATCTGGGTCTACTTGAAGTAGAGCACGAGCGATACCGTGACGAACAGCACCAGCTTGACCAGTGTATCCACCACCGTTAACGTTTACGTGGATATCATAGCTTCCTGTAGTTTCAGTAGCTACTAATGGTTGTTTAATTACTTCACGTAGTGCAGCGAATGGTACGTATTCTTCGATTTCACGTTTGTTGATAACAATTTTACCTGTACCTGGTACTAAACGTACGCGAGCTACAGAGCTTTTACGGCGACCAGTGCCGATGTATTGAACTTGTGCCAAAGTAATATCCTCCTCTTAATTTATATTATCCGCGAAGCTCGTATGCTTCTGGTTTTTGTGCAGCATGTGGATGCTCTGTTCCTGTGTAAACATTTAGTTTACCGAACATTTTGCGACCTAAAGAGTTTTTAGGAAGCATACCTTTAACTGCTAATTCGATCATTCTAGTTGGGTACTTGTCTAGCATTTCACCAGCAGTACGAGTTTTTAAACCACCTGCAAATTGAGTGTGGTGACGGTAAAGTTTACCCTCTAATTTGTTACCAGTTAAATGGATTTTATCAGCGTTGATGATGATTACGTGATCACCTGTGTCAACGTTTGGTGTGAATGTTGGTTTATGTTTACCACGTAAGATTGCAGCTACTTCAGAAGCTAAACGTCCAAGAGTTTGGCCTTCTGCATCAACTACTAACCATTTACGGTCTACTTCGTGACCTTTAGCCATGAATGTTGTACGCATGTATATATCCTCCTAATCGATTCGATTACCGTTATTTTTCATTAAACTACACTATAAGTTTCGGGGCTTATTTGTGGTGGTAATGAAAATACCATCTGTTATCATATAATGAATGACTTTTAAAGTCAAGCAATTTCATTAAACACCTGGTGAAGTTGTTCAGAATTATAAGACATGACTAATAGAACACTTTTTCTAAGTATAACCCTTGTGGCGGTGCGGTTTTTCCCGCTTTATCACGATCTTCTGAGGCGATGACAAGTGCCACATTATCTATAGCACGGCGACCTACACCAACCTCCCAAAGTGTACCTGCAATAATACGAACCATATTATATAAGAAGCCAGTGCCTTCAATCACCATATGAAGCTCTTCCCCATGCCATTCAAATTGCAGTGTCGTTACTGTGCGTACTTTATCCTTCACACTCGTATTCGCTGCGCAAAAGCATGAAAAGTCATGTGTACCCATGATAGCCTTCGCCGCCTCCTGCATCGCATCCACATTGGGTTTGACACCATTTGTCTCAACCGTGTAATGTCTACGGAATGGGCTTTGGACGGGCTCACAAGACCAAATATAGCGGTATCGCTTTCCAGTCACACTGTACCGCGCATGGAAATCATGTGCCACTTCCTCTACTGACAATACGCGAATATCTCTAGGGAGCTGCACATTCAAAGCCTTGCTATACTTGTCAGCTGGGATGGCGAGTGGTGTATCAAAATGCAATGTCTGTCCGGTTGCATGGACTCTCGCATCTGTACGGCCACTTGCTGTAACCTTTATCTTTTCCCCTTTATGCATAATGGCAAGAACACGCTCAAGCTCAGCCTGAACTGTCCGCTCTCCAGGCTGTACTTGATAGCCAGAAAAGTGTGTTCCATCATAGCTAATAATTAATTTTAATCTTCGCATATAGCTAACTCCTTTAACTTCTATAGAAGAATAGCAATACAGCTATTGCTACTAATAACACCAGTGCAAATGTGTCACCCATATCCCACTTTAACTTACGATATCTAGTGCGTCCCTCTCCTCCACGGTAGCCTCTTACTTCCATAGCTGTTGCTAAATCTTCTGCCCGTTTAAAGGCACTAACAAAGAGAGGTACTAGCAATGGGACAACAGCTTTAATACGATCCGATATCGGTCCTGAGGATAAATCTGAGCCTCGTGCCATTTGAGCCTTCATAATTTTATCTGTCTCATCCATTAACGTAGGAATGAAGCGCAATGAAATAGACATCATCAAGGCTAACTCATGTACAGGCACTTTTAATGCTTTTAATGGATTTAGCAGTACTTCAATGCCATCTGTAATTGAAATTGGTGACGTGGTAAGTGTTAAAATAGATGTCATAAAGACCAATACTAGAAAACGGACCGAAATAAATATCCCTTGTCGTATTCCCTCTTCGTAGATTTTAATAAACTTCCAATCAAATACCAGAGCCCTTCTCTTGTCATAAAAATATGAAGTAGGAAGGTAAAGGCCATTAAAAAGAGTACTGGCTTTAAACCGTTGATTAAAAAATACAGACGTATACGCGATACAAATACAATGAGTAAGGTAAAGGCTAGAAGCATAGCATATGTCGCCGTATTGTTTGCTAAAAATACGATTATAATGAACGCAAAGACAAATATTAGCTTTGAACGCGGATCAAGCTTATGAACGGGAGAATTTCCTGGTAGGAAGCGTCCAAATATCATTTTCTCCATCATGATTCTGCACGCTCCTCTCGTAGCATTCGAGCAACTTCAGTAGCGAGCTCTTCTTCCGTTAAACATACTTTTTGGAAAGGCTTTTTCATCATTTGCTCGATTTTTTGTTGAAAGCGTACAATACGAGGAGGCTCTAAGCGGAAACTCTTTAATGTCTCCACATCTTTAAAAATTTCTTGCGGTGTACCACTCAATATGTTTTTTCCTTCGTGCATAATAACAATATTATCTGCATAACGAGCTGCGTCTTCCATACTATGCGTAACTAGAATTGTTGTAAGCCCTCGTTCTTGATGAAGCCTATAAAACATATCCATAATTTCTTTTTGACCACGAGGATCAAGCCCAGCCGTTGGTTCATCTAAAACAATCACTTCTGGCTCCATGGCTAATACCCCTGCAATTGCCACTCGTCGCATCTGTCCACCTGATAAATCAAAAGGTGATTTTTCAAGTACATTCTCTGGTAGACCTACTAAGCCTACTAGTTCCTTTGCACGAGCTTCTGCCTCTTGCTCCGAGACACCGAAATTCATAGGACCAAACATAATATCCTTTAGCACAGTTTCTTCAAACAGCTGATGCTCTGGAAATTGAAACACAATACCAACCTTTTGGCGAACAGCCTTTAAATCCTTCACCTTTTTACCAGCTACAACAATACGGTCTCCTATATGTACTTCACCAGAAGTAGGTTTTAGAAGTGCGTTAAAATGCTGAAGAATGGTTGATTTACCGGAGCCTGTATGCCCAATAATCGCTTGATACGTATGTGACGGGATTTCAAAATCTACATCGAATAATGCCCGTTTTTCAAAAGGTGTTCCTTGTGCATAGGCATAGCTTACTTGTTGAAGTTTGATGTCCATAAATCATTCACCAACTCTTCTTCTGTCATATGTTGTCCCATTAATGGAACACCTTCCTTTTGCAATAACTTTGATAGCTTCATGGCAAATGGTAAGTCAAGTCCTAGCTCAACTAGCTTGTCCCCAAGTGCAAATATTTCAACAGGTGTACCCTCAGCAAATTTTTTACCATCATTCATGAAAAGGATACGATCCGCAAGCATCGCCTCTTCTAAATCATGTGTAATGGATAACACCGTTAGCCCTGTTTCAGCACGTAAAGTTTGAACTGTTTGTAATACTTCGCCTCGTCCCTGTGGATCTAACATAGACGTAGCTTCATCGAGGATTAGAAGCTTGGGCTTTAACGCAAGTGCACCTGCGATGGCAACGCGCTGCTTTTGTCCGCCTGATAAGTGATGAGGTTCATGATCTAAAAAATCACTCATTTTTACTTGATCTAATGCTGCATGAACACGTTTCACCATTTCTTCAAATGGAATACCGTTATTTTCAAGGGCAAAGGCTACATCATCCTGCACAGTCGCACCAACGAATTGATTATCTGGATTTTGAAAAACCATCCCCATCTGCGAACGGCTCGCCCAAAGATTCTCTTCTGTTAATACTTCGCGTAATATACGTACATCGCCCCGTTGTGGATATAACAATCCATTCATTAGCTTTGCAATCGTAGATTTACCAGAACCGTTATGACCCACGATAGCAATCCATTCGCCCTCCTGCACTGCAAAGCTTACATTCTCCACAGCATTACGGCTTTCATTATCTTCGGGTGTATATGAAAATGTCACATTATTTAATGATAAAATTTCAGGCATTTCTAGAACTCCTCTCTGCATGCTCAGCTCTACTAACTAACTTACACTGTTTTATGTATGAATTCTACTACAATCATTATGTCGATAAAAGAAAAGTGATAAAAATACTTTGACCAAGTTATTTAAAGAAATAACTCAGTAATTCCTATCCAACTCTTTTACGCTATTGAGCAAAACATCCTATCTTTTAAGAGGCTTTAATATGAAATAATAATTTTTAAACCCATATATTAAAAAAAGCACCACAATTTGGCGCTACCTTACATAATAAAAAAGCGCGCACCTCATTCAATAGAAATGCGCTAGTCGTTACATTTACAAGAAACATGGGTGCTCAAATCCTTGTTTCCACGAATGAGGTGCGGAGAGCTAAACGAGACGCCACACAACAGTGCCCGCTCATCATAACGCTCAGCTTAATTATTTGTCGTATAAATCATTTATAAAGAAAGAGGGTGGTGAATCCACCCTCTTCACCACAAGTTTTCTCTTATGATTAAACTAATTCAATCACAACAACAGGTGCACCGTCACCACGACGAGGACCTACTTTAAGAATACGAGTGTAACCACCTTGACGTTCTGCATAACGTGGTGCAACATCATCAAATAACTTTTGAAGTGCAAATGAAGTTGTTTCGTTACCTTCTGCATCAGTAGTTGTTACTAGTTCACGACGGATGAATGCAGCAGCTTGACGGCGTGCGTGTAAATCTCCGCGTTTACCTAAAGTAATCATTTTTTCAACAGCTTTACGTACTTCTTTAGCGCGAGCCTCAGTAGTTTCGATACGCTCGTTGATGATTAAATCAGTAGCTAAGTCACGTAACATCGCTTTACGTTGAGAACTTGTACGACCAAGTTTTCTGTAACCCATGGATGTTTCCCTCCCTTATAAAAAAATATCTGATCTTGTAAGTTTTGTTTAAATCGCTTAGTCTTCTTTGCGTAATCCTAAACCAAGCTCTTCTAACTTCGCTTTTACTTCTTCTAGTGACTTACGTCCAAGGTTACGAACTTTCATCATATCGTCTTCTGACTTGTTCGCAAGCTCTAGTACTGTGTTAATACCAGCGCGTTTCAAGCAGTTATAAGAACGAACAGAAAGATCAAGTTCTTCGATAGTCATCTCTAAAACTTTTTCTTTTTGATCCTCTTCTTTTTCGACCATGATTTCAGCAGTTTGTGCCTCATCAGTCATGCCAACGAAGATGTTAAGATGCTCGGTTAAAATTTTTGCTCCGAGCGAAATCGCCTCTTTCGGACCGATGCTTCCATCTGTCCACACATCAAGAGAAAGTTTATCGTAGTCAGAAGACTGACCTACACGAGTATTTTCCACTTGGAAATTGACGCGTGATACTGGAGTGTAAATAGAGTCGATCGGGATCACGCCGATAGGAAGATCCTCACGTTTGTTTTGATCAGCAGGAGTGTAACCACGGCCGCGTTGTGCATACATACGCATACGTAAATGACCGTTTTTAGCGATTGTTGCAATATATAGATCTGGGTTTAAAATTTCTACGTCACTGTCATGTGTAATGTCAGCAGCCGTAACTGTACCATCGCCTTTTACATCAATCTCAATAACTTTTTCTTCGTCAGAGTAGATTTTAAGAGCAAGTTTTTTCACGTTCAAAATAATTGAAGCTACATCCTCTACCACGCCTTCTACAGTTGAGAATTCGTGAAGAACACCGTCAATTTGAATTGAAGTGACAGCAGCTCCTGGTAATGAAGACAGAAGGATACGACGTAAAGAATTACCCAAAGTGTTTCCATATCCGCGTTCAAGCGGTTCTACAACAAACTTTCCATATTTGGAATCTTCGCTGATCTCCACCGTTTCAATCTTTGGTTTTTCAATTTCGATCATTTCATTTACCCTCCTTCAAAACATCGAATGTATAGGTTCTTTCCATCATAGATTCGATCGTCAATGACGTATCGTTTATTATCTGCACAAGACAGTCTGTACAAAAAATGATGTTCTCATACAATATGAGACGCACCCATTACACGCGACGACGTTTTGGCGGACGGCAACCATTGTGAGGAACTGGAGTAACGTCTTTAATAGCAGTTACTTCTAACCCAGCAGCTTGAAGTGCACGGATTGCAGCTTCACGACCTGCACCAGGACCTTTAACAGTTACTTCCAACGTTTTCAGACCATGTTCAAGGGATGTTTTAGCAGCAGTCTCTGCAGCCATTTGAGCAGCGAATGGTGTAGATTTACGTGAACCACGGAAACCAAGAGCACCAGCACTTGACCAAGATACAGCGTTACCTTGCATATCTGTAATCGTTACAATTGTATTGTTAAATGTAGAACGAATGTGTGCAATACCAGATTCGATATTCTTTTTCACACGACGTTTACGAGTTTGTTGTTTACGAGCCATGTTAAGAAGGAACCTCCTTTACCAATTATTTTTTCTTGTTCGCAACTGTTTTACGAGGACCTTTACGCGTACGCGCATTGTTCTTCGTATTTTGACCACGAACAGGTAAACCACGACGGTGACGGATACCACGGAATGAACCGATTTCCATCAGACGTTTAATATTTAATGAAGTTTCGCGACGTAAGTCACCTTCAAGTTTGTATGAATCTAATTGTTCACGGATTTTGTTTAACTCATCTTCAGTTAAGTCGCGTACGCGTGTATCTTCTGAAATACCTGCGTCAGCTAATACTTTCTGAGCTGTAGTTTTACCAATACCGAAAATGTACGTTAATGAAATTACCACGCGTTTGTCGCGAGGAATGTCAACACCAGCAATACGTGCCATGTACGTTGTGCACCTCCTTCAGAATTATCCTTGTTTTTGTTTGTGTTTAGGATTTTCACAGATTACCATTACTTTACCGCGTCGGCGAATTACTTTACATTTTTCGCAGATCGGTTTCACAGATGGTCTCACTTTCATCTAACCTAACCTCCTTAGTAGTCCGGAGCGCAAAAGATTATTTAAAACGGTATGTGATACGACCGCGAGTTAAATCATAAGGAGATAACTCGATAGTAACCTTATCTCCAGGTAGAATGCGGATAAAGTGCATACGAATCTTACCAGATACGTGTGCTAGAATCACATGTCCATTTTCTAATTCTACCTTAAACATCGCGTTTGGCAAAGTCTCAACAACTGTTCCTTCGACTTCAATTACATCATCTTTCGCCATCTACTCTGTCTCCTCTCTATATGCAAATTAAAGTTCTCATCGTTACATCAAACGGATATCTGCTGCAACTATAGAAGCAACCTCGTTTCAACATATGTTTGGATTGTATGAGAGATGTTTGAAAGACGCTCGTCTGGTTTCGCTTCACACAATCCACGGAATCTACAGGACCAGCAAAGGGCACTGAATCTCCCATGTTTACACGAATACCGGAATGTCTTGGATGAGATATTCATACCCGTTACACAGATGCTTCCACGAAACCCATTATACTCCTTTAAAAATAATGTTGCACTTTTTAAAAGAAATATATACCGGGCACAATATGCTTTTGCAACTCTCAAAAAATTATGTTTCGTTGTTGCTTCCGCATGCCTCCCGCGGAAGCAGTACTCTGCGCCCGGAGCCGGGTATCAGCTGCGGCTGCCCTGTAATAGAGCATCAAGATCAGCAAACACTTTGTTAATATCTTGCTGTCCATCTATATTTGTTAACACACCTTTTGCTTCATAGAAATCAAGTAAAGGCTGTGCTTGTTTCATATTTACATCCAGACGGTTTGCAACCGTTTCAGGATTATCATCCGCACGTGTATAAAGCTCGCCACCATCCTTATCACATTTTCCTTCCTCAGCTGGAGGATTGAAAATTAAATGATAGGACGTGCCACAAGTTTTACAAATACGACGACCTGATAGACGAGCGATTAACTCATCTCTATCAACTTGAATGTTAAGCGTATGTTCAATTGCTTTGCCTAGATCAGCAAGGATACTATCTAAAGCTTCAGCTTGTGGAACAGTACGAGGGAACCCATCTAATAAGAAGCCCTTTTCACAATCAGGCTTAGCAAGTCGCTCACGAACAATACCAATCGTTACTTCATCTGGAACTAAAGCTCCTTGATCCATAAACGATTTAGCCTGTAAGCCTAATTCTGTGCCGTCTTTAATAGCTGCACGGAACATATCGCCTGTAGAAATATGAGGAACCGTGTACTTCTCAACAATCTTATCTGCCTGTGTACCTTTACCAGCA
This window harbors:
- a CDS encoding 30S ribosomal protein S9, with the protein product MAQVQYIGTGRRKSSVARVRLVPGTGKIVINKREIEEYVPFAALREVIKQPLVATETTGSYDIHVNVNGGGYTGQAGAVRHGIARALLQVDPDFRAALKSAGLLTRDSRMKERKKPGLRGARRAPQFSKR
- a CDS encoding 50S ribosomal protein L13, which gives rise to MRTTFMAKGHEVDRKWLVVDAEGQTLGRLASEVAAILRGKHKPTFTPNVDTGDHVIIINADKIHLTGNKLEGKLYRHHTQFAGGLKTRTAGEMLDKYPTRMIELAVKGMLPKNSLGRKMFGKLNVYTGTEHPHAAQKPEAYELRG
- a CDS encoding tRNA pseudouridine(38-40) synthase TruA gives rise to the protein MRRLKLIISYDGTHFSGYQVQPGERTVQAELERVLAIMHKGEKIKVTASGRTDARVHATGQTLHFDTPLAIPADKYSKALNVQLPRDIRVLSVEEVAHDFHARYSVTGKRYRYIWSCEPVQSPFRRHYTVETNGVKPNVDAMQEAAKAIMGTHDFSCFCAANTSVKDKVRTVTTLQFEWHGEELHMVIEGTGFLYNMVRIIAGTLWEVGVGRRAIDNVALVIASEDRDKAGKTAPPQGLYLEKVFY
- a CDS encoding energy-coupling factor ABC transporter ATP-binding protein (with CbiNQ forms the ABC transporter for cobalt import; Bacillus spp. have two adjacent copies of this gene), which codes for MDIKLQQVSYAYAQGTPFEKRALFDVDFEIPSHTYQAIIGHTGSGKSTILQHFNALLKPTSGEVHIGDRIVVAGKKVKDLKAVRQKVGIVFQFPEHQLFEETVLKDIMFGPMNFGVSEQEAEARAKELVGLVGLPENVLEKSPFDLSGGQMRRVAIAGVLAMEPEVIVLDEPTAGLDPRGQKEIMDMFYRLHQERGLTTILVTHSMEDAARYADNIVIMHEGKNILSGTPQEIFKDVETLKSFRLEPPRIVRFQQKIEQMMKKPFQKVCLTEEELATEVARMLREERAES
- a CDS encoding energy-coupling factor ABC transporter ATP-binding protein (with CbiNQ forms the ABC transporter for cobalt import; Bacillus spp. have two adjacent copies of this gene), whose amino-acid sequence is MPEILSLNNVTFSYTPEDNESRNAVENVSFAVQEGEWIAIVGHNGSGKSTIAKLMNGLLYPQRGDVRILREVLTEENLWASRSQMGMVFQNPDNQFVGATVQDDVAFALENNGIPFEEMVKRVHAALDQVKMSDFLDHEPHHLSGGQKQRVAIAGALALKPKLLILDEATSMLDPQGRGEVLQTVQTLRAETGLTVLSITHDLEEAMLADRILFMNDGKKFAEGTPVEIFALGDKLVELGLDLPFAMKLSKLLQKEGVPLMGQHMTEEELVNDLWTSNFNK
- a CDS encoding 50S ribosomal protein L17, with amino-acid sequence MGYRKLGRTSSQRKAMLRDLATDLIINERIETTEARAKEVRKAVEKMITLGKRGDLHARRQAAAFIRRELVTTTDAEGNETTSFALQKLFDDVAPRYAERQGGYTRILKVGPRRGDGAPVVVIELV
- a CDS encoding DNA-directed RNA polymerase subunit alpha produces the protein MIEIEKPKIETVEISEDSKYGKFVVEPLERGYGNTLGNSLRRILLSSLPGAAVTSIQIDGVLHEFSTVEGVVEDVASIILNVKKLALKIYSDEEKVIEIDVKGDGTVTAADITHDSDVEILNPDLYIATIAKNGHLRMRMYAQRGRGYTPADQNKREDLPIGVIPIDSIYTPVSRVNFQVENTRVGQSSDYDKLSLDVWTDGSIGPKEAISLGAKILTEHLNIFVGMTDEAQTAEIMVEKEEDQKEKVLEMTIEELDLSVRSYNCLKRAGINTVLELANKSEDDMMKVRNLGRKSLEEVKAKLEELGLGLRKED
- a CDS encoding 30S ribosomal protein S11, coding for MARKQQTRKRRVKKNIESGIAHIRSTFNNTIVTITDMQGNAVSWSSAGALGFRGSRKSTPFAAQMAAETAAKTSLEHGLKTLEVTVKGPGAGREAAIRALQAAGLEVTAIKDVTPVPHNGCRPPKRRRV
- a CDS encoding 30S ribosomal protein S13 produces the protein MARIAGVDIPRDKRVVISLTYIFGIGKTTAQKVLADAGISEDTRVRDLTEDELNKIREQLDSYKLEGDLRRETSLNIKRLMEIGSFRGIRHRRGLPVRGQNTKNNARTRKGPRKTVANKKK
- a CDS encoding 50S ribosomal protein L36; this encodes MKVRPSVKPICEKCKVIRRRGKVMVICENPKHKQKQG
- the infA gene encoding translation initiation factor IF-1, giving the protein MAKDDVIEVEGTVVETLPNAMFKVELENGHVILAHVSGKIRMHFIRILPGDKVTIELSPYDLTRGRITYRFK
- a CDS encoding adenylate kinase, with product MNIVLMGLPGAGKGTQADKIVEKYTVPHISTGDMFRAAIKDGTELGLQAKSFMDQGALVPDEVTIGIVRERLAKPDCEKGFLLDGFPRTVPQAEALDSILADLGKAIEHTLNIQVDRDELIARLSGRRICKTCGTSYHLIFNPPAEEGKCDKDGGELYTRADDNPETVANRLDVNMKQAQPLLDFYEAKGVLTNIDGQQDINKVFADLDALLQGSRS